The genomic region TGGATTACCGGACAGAGCGCGCCGATCGCCTATATGAACACCCAAGATATCGCCAAATTTGCGGTGCAGGCTCTAAAAGTGCCGGAAACGGAGGACAAAACCTTCCCCGTCGTCGGCGATCGCCCCTGGTCCTCCGAAGAAATCATCAAACTCTGCGAGCGCTTGTCCGGTCAACGGGCAAAAATCACCCGAATTCCCCTCGGACTATTGCGGGCGGTCCGCCGCCTGACTCGCTTTTTCCAATGGGGCTGGAATGTGTCCGATCGCCTCGCCTTCGCCGAAGTCCTGGCGACGGGCAAACCCCTAACCAGCTCGATGGAAGGAGTTTACGAAGTCTTCGGTCTCGACCCCGACGAAACCACCTCCCTCGAAAGCTACCTGCAAGAATATTTCAGTCGCATCCTCAAAAAACTCAAAGAACTCGATTACGACAGCGATCGCGCCAAGAAACAGCCGAAACGCCGCAATCCCTTTTGAGGCCAGCCTCAGATCGGCACGCCAGACCTTTCTGGTACAATTAAACCCGGTCGGCGCTTGCCCGTCCGACCCGGTTTAATCCAAACCTTTTTCATTGGCTTATTGCCAAAGCGCGCGTATCTCAACTAGGTCGCTGGCGCCAATCAGTCAACGCCGCGATCGTGAAAAAATCACTTTAAATTGGACTTGTTCGCTTGTGCCGAAAACAGGCATTATCTACAACGACATTAAACCAATCGCTTGTCGGATCGCCCACGAGTGGAAAGACAAACTGACCGCCCGAGGATGGGACGTGGAAATGGCGACGGGGATGGGCGGACTGTTAGGTTATTCCGGTCCGGAAAAACCGATCTGTCACACGCCCATCGAAAGCCTGGCCCCTCGCGGCTTTGACGAAACCATGAGTTTCGCCCTCGTTTTAGGCGGTGACGGTACGGTGCTGTCCGCCTTTCGCCAAGTCGCGACCGCAGGCATCCCCCTGCTGACGGTCAACACCGGACATATGGGGTTCCTCACCGAAACCTACGTCAACCAACTCCCCGAGGCGATCGACAAGGTGATCGCGGGCGAATACGAAATCGAAACCCGCTCGATGCTCACCGTCCGGGTTCTCCGAGATGAAGCGAGTACCTGGGAAGCCCTCTGCCTCAACGAAATGGTCTTGCACCGGGAACCGCTTACGAGCATGTGCCATTTTGAAATCGATATCGGTCGCCACGCGCCTATCGATATCGCCGCCGACGGCATTATCATCTCGACGCCGACGGGTTCGACCGCTTACGCCCTCTCTGCGGGCGGTCCGGTGATTACCCCGGAAGTTCCCGTCTTGCAACTGGTCCCCATTTGCCCTCATTCCCTCGCCTCTCGGGCGTTGGTGTTCGCCAATACGGAACCCGCCACGATTTTTTCCGCCAATCCGGATCCGTTGGTGATGGTGGTGGATGGCAATGCAGGCTGTTACGTGCTGCCCGAAGAACGGGTTTACGTGGAGCGATCGCCCTATACGGCCAATTTTATTCGCTTGCAACCCAACGAATTTTTCCAAGTTTTACGAGAAAAACTCGGTTGGGGACTTCCTCATATCGCCAAACCCGCGTCAGTGGAATTGCCGTGAGGGTCTCCGATGACGCGGCATTCCCATTTCGTCGTGACGCGATCGCTCCCCTCGTGACTCCCGGCGTCGCAACCCCATCATGAATCCACTTACTCCCGAAGCCAGTCCCTGCGTTCTCCTGATGCAAGCTGACACCGTGTTAGCCGAGCAAATGCGTTTGGATCTCCAAGAAGCGGGCTATCAACCCGTAGTCGTCGGCGATGCCAAAAGCGGTCTGGAACGGGCAAAGGAACTGCAACCTGCCCTCGTGGTCATCGACCGGATGCTCTCGGGAGATTCCGGTCTGGAGGCGTGCAACCAATTGCGGCGCTCGGGGAACTGCACGCCAGTGGTGATGTTGATGTCTCGCGATAGCGTCGAAGATCGGGTCGCCTGTTTGGAAGCGGGCGCCGACGATTATTTCCTCAAACCCTATCGCAGCGAACTGTTTCTCGAACTGATCCGCCTTTACTTACAACCGGATCGCTCCGGAAGCGAACAGTTGCGCTTTGGGGATTTGGTTCTGGATTTGTCCTCGCGCACTGCATTACGCAACGGGCGCACGATCGAGTTGACGATGAAGGAATTCGACCTGCTTAAATATTTGATGGAACATCCCCGAGAAGTCCTGACGCGCGATCGAATTCTCGAAAATGTTTGGGGTTACGATTTTATGGGCGAGTCGAACGTGATCGAAGTTTATATTCGTTATTTGCGTCTGAAAATGGAAGATGACGGTCAAAAACGGTTGATTCAAACCGTTAGAGGGGTCGGTTACGTATTGCGAGAACCGTAAGGGAGGAGGTCGGTTGTGGTGTTGAAGTGGCTCAAGTCCCGTTTTTCCGAGGAAGTTGGCGGCGATCGCCCGATCGCCCTGCTGCGAGCTGTAACGATGGTTCTACTCTCTGTGAATTTGTTCGGCTGCACTCCCCCCGCCACCTCGGGAGAACCGACGCCGGAGCCTCCGGCGCCTTCTCCTTCGCGCGATCGCACTCCCACGTTGGGTCAACGGCTGCCGATCGAAGCGACATTGAAGGTCGGCGAGGTGGAAATCGAACTCGAAGTGGCGCGATCGCCCGCCCAAAAGGCGATCGGCTTGATGCATCGCGACCGTCTCGACCCCAATCGCGGCATGTTGTTTCCCTTCGACCCTCCCCAACCCGTGACCTTTTGGATGAAAAATGTCTCGATTCCGTTAGATATGCTGTTTTTGCGCGACGGTCGCGTGCAGGCGATCGGCGCCAATATCCCCCCTTGTACTGAAGACCCTTGTCCCACTTACGGCCCGCCCCCGGAAATTCTCATCGATAACGTCATCGAGTTACCCGGCGGTCGCGCCGCCGAACTCGGGATTCGCGAAGGCGATCGCCTCACCGTC from Oxynema aestuarii AP17 harbors:
- a CDS encoding DUF192 domain-containing protein codes for the protein MVLKWLKSRFSEEVGGDRPIALLRAVTMVLLSVNLFGCTPPATSGEPTPEPPAPSPSRDRTPTLGQRLPIEATLKVGEVEIELEVARSPAQKAIGLMHRDRLDPNRGMLFPFDPPQPVTFWMKNVSIPLDMLFLRDGRVQAIGANIPPCTEDPCPTYGPPPEILIDNVIELPGGRAAELGIREGDRLTVEWIERSPSPTDDRP
- the nblR gene encoding response regulator transcription factor NblR — encoded protein: MNPLTPEASPCVLLMQADTVLAEQMRLDLQEAGYQPVVVGDAKSGLERAKELQPALVVIDRMLSGDSGLEACNQLRRSGNCTPVVMLMSRDSVEDRVACLEAGADDYFLKPYRSELFLELIRLYLQPDRSGSEQLRFGDLVLDLSSRTALRNGRTIELTMKEFDLLKYLMEHPREVLTRDRILENVWGYDFMGESNVIEVYIRYLRLKMEDDGQKRLIQTVRGVGYVLREP
- a CDS encoding NAD(+) kinase; translated protein: MPKTGIIYNDIKPIACRIAHEWKDKLTARGWDVEMATGMGGLLGYSGPEKPICHTPIESLAPRGFDETMSFALVLGGDGTVLSAFRQVATAGIPLLTVNTGHMGFLTETYVNQLPEAIDKVIAGEYEIETRSMLTVRVLRDEASTWEALCLNEMVLHREPLTSMCHFEIDIGRHAPIDIAADGIIISTPTGSTAYALSAGGPVITPEVPVLQLVPICPHSLASRALVFANTEPATIFSANPDPLVMVVDGNAGCYVLPEERVYVERSPYTANFIRLQPNEFFQVLREKLGWGLPHIAKPASVELP